The proteins below are encoded in one region of Thermosulfurimonas marina:
- the cysK gene encoding cysteine synthase A — MIYEGVTQLIGKTPLVRLKRLAENLDVEIYGKLESQNPLSSVKDRIGWAMIEAAERQGLIGPGTTIVEPTSGNTGIALAFVCAEKGYPLVLTMPETMSLERRAILKHFGARLVLTPGKLGMRGAVERARELLQEIPGAYMPDQFSNPANPEIHRRTTAEEIWQDTQGRVDLLVAGVGTGGTITGVSEVLKARRPSFKAIAVEPAESPVLSGGPPGPHKIQGIGAGFVPPILNLKVIDEIVRVKSEEAIETARRLAREEALLCGISSGAAVWAALQVARRPENKGKVMVVILPDTGERYLSTELFNPSSD, encoded by the coding sequence ATGATTTACGAAGGTGTCACTCAGCTTATCGGAAAAACCCCTCTAGTGCGCCTCAAGCGCCTGGCGGAAAACCTGGATGTGGAAATATACGGTAAACTCGAATCCCAGAATCCCCTCTCCAGCGTAAAAGACCGCATCGGCTGGGCCATGATTGAGGCCGCCGAAAGGCAAGGCCTTATCGGACCAGGGACCACCATCGTGGAGCCCACCAGCGGCAACACAGGTATCGCTTTGGCCTTCGTGTGTGCCGAAAAGGGATATCCTCTGGTGCTCACCATGCCGGAGACCATGAGCCTCGAAAGGCGGGCCATCCTCAAACACTTTGGGGCCCGGCTGGTCCTCACTCCCGGGAAACTGGGGATGCGGGGAGCGGTAGAAAGGGCCCGGGAACTGCTCCAAGAAATCCCGGGAGCTTACATGCCGGACCAATTCTCCAATCCGGCTAATCCGGAAATCCATCGGCGGACCACGGCCGAGGAGATCTGGCAAGACACCCAGGGCCGGGTGGACCTCCTGGTGGCCGGGGTAGGCACTGGAGGGACCATTACCGGGGTCTCGGAGGTCCTCAAGGCCCGCAGACCCTCCTTTAAGGCTATAGCGGTGGAACCCGCAGAGTCGCCGGTTCTGTCCGGAGGGCCGCCCGGACCTCACAAAATTCAGGGAATCGGGGCGGGCTTTGTGCCCCCCATTCTTAATCTAAAGGTCATCGACGAGATCGTTCGGGTGAAATCTGAAGAGGCTATAGAGACTGCCCGGAGGTTGGCCCGGGAGGAGGCCCTCCTCTGCGGGATCTCCTCCGGAGCGGCGGTCTGGGCGGCCTTGCAGGTGGCCCGGAGGCCGGAAAATAAAGGAAAAGTAATGGTGGTTATCCTTCCAGACACCGGCGAGCGCTATCTCAGTACCGAACTCTTCAATCCTTCTTCCGATTAA
- a CDS encoding pyridoxal-phosphate-dependent aminotransferase family protein — MFQKWHLFTPGPVPVAPEVLLAGARPTPHHRLPEFSAVLSEIREDLQYLFQTRRPVFFFASSGTGAMEAAVANLFSPGERVLVVRGGKFGERWGEIAEAYGLQPVYLDIPWGEAVSPEAVERALSENPGVAAILLQAHETSTGVKHPVREVAEVAHRAGALVVVDAISALGVYPLPMDEWGLDVVVAGSQKSLALPPGLSFVALSERAWERVEKAESPRYYFDLRREWKAYQKETTAYTPAVSLLLSLRESLQLIRKIGLERLFAHYALVSRACREGVLALGLEIFPRVPCEALTMVKLPEGVDGGALTRLLRKRYGVVLAGGQGQLKGKVVRITHMGHQSPLEGVLALSALEVGLSELGWPVKIGAGVARALEIIREHAEEVYA; from the coding sequence ATGTTCCAGAAGTGGCACCTTTTTACTCCCGGGCCGGTACCGGTGGCCCCAGAGGTGTTGTTGGCTGGAGCTCGTCCTACGCCCCATCACCGTCTCCCGGAGTTTTCCGCCGTTCTTTCCGAAATCCGCGAAGACCTCCAGTATCTCTTCCAGACCCGGCGGCCTGTCTTCTTCTTCGCCTCTTCGGGCACCGGGGCCATGGAGGCGGCGGTGGCCAATCTCTTTTCTCCAGGAGAGCGGGTCCTGGTAGTCCGGGGAGGGAAATTTGGAGAACGTTGGGGGGAGATTGCCGAGGCCTACGGACTCCAGCCCGTGTATCTGGATATTCCTTGGGGGGAGGCTGTCTCTCCAGAGGCGGTGGAAAGGGCCCTTTCGGAGAACCCCGGTGTTGCGGCCATCCTCCTTCAGGCCCACGAGACCTCTACGGGGGTGAAGCACCCGGTGCGGGAGGTGGCCGAAGTGGCTCATCGGGCCGGAGCCCTAGTGGTGGTGGACGCCATCTCCGCCCTAGGGGTCTATCCTCTTCCCATGGACGAATGGGGGCTCGATGTGGTGGTGGCCGGGAGCCAGAAGAGTCTGGCCCTTCCGCCGGGGCTTTCTTTTGTGGCCCTTTCGGAGCGGGCCTGGGAGCGGGTCGAAAAGGCCGAAAGCCCCAGATATTATTTTGATCTGCGTCGGGAATGGAAGGCTTATCAAAAGGAAACCACGGCCTACACCCCGGCGGTCTCTCTTCTTCTTTCTTTACGAGAGTCCCTGCAGCTCATACGCAAGATCGGGCTTGAGAGACTCTTTGCCCATTACGCCTTGGTCTCCCGGGCTTGTAGGGAAGGAGTTTTGGCCTTGGGGCTGGAGATCTTCCCTCGGGTGCCCTGTGAGGCCCTTACCATGGTCAAACTCCCGGAAGGGGTGGACGGAGGGGCCCTCACCAGGCTCCTGCGGAAGCGCTACGGGGTGGTGCTCGCCGGAGGGCAGGGCCAGCTCAAGGGAAAGGTGGTGCGCATCACCCACATGGGACACCAGAGCCCGCTCGAGGGAGTGCTCGCCCTTTCTGCTCTAGAGGTGGGCCTTTCGGAGCTGGGCTGGCCGGTTAAAATAGGGGCCGGGGTGGCCCGAGCCTTGGAGATTATTCGAGAGCACGCGGAGGAGGTCTACGCATGA
- a CDS encoding DsbC family protein, producing the protein MRKFFSFKELGFLLVIVLLGGSPLYASKEKTDCPGVKTVSGLLHQLSSQEVQVLSVRPSPVKGLCEVVVQQNGRKGVTYVDLTGKFLVLGRLIEISTKKDLTGARIQELNKIVLSPEKIKELRKYVAFSAGQGPEIFLITDPDCPFCRKAEDILWPLVQKKKIRVNVVFFPLDRLHPEAHRKAVALICEKKGFEDLVAGYSGNATCPEGENKVTQGQKFLLSLGIRGTPTYIFPSGETHSGVLPAERLLEMVKK; encoded by the coding sequence ATGCGTAAATTCTTTTCTTTTAAGGAACTAGGGTTTCTTCTGGTGATCGTTCTTCTGGGAGGGTCCCCCCTTTATGCCTCCAAGGAAAAGACGGACTGCCCCGGGGTAAAAACGGTAAGTGGCCTCCTCCACCAGCTTTCCTCTCAAGAAGTTCAAGTGCTTTCGGTCAGGCCCTCTCCGGTAAAGGGGCTCTGTGAGGTAGTGGTCCAGCAGAACGGACGCAAAGGGGTCACTTATGTAGACCTTACCGGAAAGTTCCTGGTGCTGGGACGCCTCATCGAGATCTCTACCAAGAAGGATCTGACCGGAGCCCGTATCCAAGAGCTCAACAAGATTGTTCTTTCTCCGGAAAAAATAAAAGAACTCCGCAAATATGTGGCCTTTTCCGCGGGTCAGGGCCCGGAGATCTTCTTGATCACCGATCCGGACTGTCCCTTCTGTAGAAAGGCCGAAGATATCCTCTGGCCCCTGGTTCAAAAGAAGAAGATCCGGGTAAACGTGGTCTTTTTTCCCCTGGACCGCCTTCACCCCGAGGCCCATCGCAAGGCGGTAGCCCTTATCTGTGAGAAAAAAGGCTTTGAGGATCTGGTGGCCGGCTACAGCGGAAACGCCACCTGTCCCGAAGGAGAAAACAAGGTAACCCAGGGGCAAAAATTCCTCCTTTCTTTAGGAATAAGGGGTACGCCCACCTATATCTTTCCTTCCGGGGAGACCCATTCCGGGGTGCTTCCGGCGGAAAGGCTCCTCGAAATGGTTAAAAAATGA
- a CDS encoding O-acetylhomoserine aminocarboxypropyltransferase/cysteine synthase family protein, whose translation MKNWRFHTRVIHEGLRPEDWEGATLPPIYQTASHRHPTAESLSAAFGGQSADHIYLRLSNPTNRFLEEKLAALEGGAGAILTSSGMAAIANACLALLRPGDEFVAGNSLFMSTYVLFANIFPKYGITARFVEPTDLEALKAALSPRTRFIFVETIGNPKMDVPDLAALAEIAHENGLPLIVDNTLATPYLCRPIELGADIVIHSTTKYLSGHGCATGGVIIDSGRFDWTQSRFAEDFKPFVDRRGPLAYLDKVWREYHINFGTTQAPFHAYLTALGLDTLALRMERHCENALKVAQFLSEQPEVQWVRYPGLPDHPHREVAERQFQGKGFGGLLTFGLKDQETCFRFIRNLRLVYHLANLGDCKTLIIHPYSSQYLAFPEDLKRSLSITPDLLRLSVGLEDVEDICEDLRQALDKVK comes from the coding sequence ATGAAAAATTGGCGGTTTCACACCCGGGTTATTCATGAAGGTTTACGTCCCGAGGACTGGGAAGGCGCTACCCTCCCGCCCATCTACCAGACGGCCTCCCACCGTCATCCTACGGCCGAAAGCCTAAGTGCGGCCTTCGGGGGCCAGAGTGCGGACCACATCTACCTGCGTCTAAGCAACCCTACCAACCGCTTCCTAGAAGAAAAGCTGGCGGCCTTAGAGGGAGGGGCCGGAGCCATCCTGACTTCCTCCGGCATGGCGGCCATCGCCAACGCCTGCCTGGCCCTCCTGCGCCCGGGAGACGAATTCGTGGCCGGAAATTCCCTTTTTATGTCCACCTACGTGCTCTTCGCCAACATCTTTCCCAAATACGGTATTACCGCCCGCTTCGTGGAGCCCACGGACCTGGAGGCCCTAAAAGCGGCCCTCTCTCCCCGAACCCGGTTTATCTTCGTGGAGACCATCGGCAATCCCAAAATGGATGTTCCAGATCTGGCGGCCCTCGCGGAGATCGCCCACGAAAACGGCCTCCCCCTCATCGTGGACAACACCCTAGCCACCCCTTACCTCTGCCGCCCCATAGAACTGGGGGCAGATATCGTGATCCACTCCACCACCAAGTATCTCAGCGGCCACGGCTGCGCCACCGGCGGGGTTATCATCGACAGCGGCCGCTTCGACTGGACCCAATCCCGGTTTGCCGAGGACTTCAAGCCCTTTGTCGACCGCAGAGGGCCTCTGGCTTATCTCGATAAGGTCTGGCGGGAATATCACATCAATTTCGGGACCACTCAGGCCCCCTTCCACGCCTATCTCACCGCCCTGGGTCTCGACACTCTGGCCCTGCGCATGGAGCGCCATTGCGAAAACGCCCTCAAGGTGGCCCAATTCCTGAGTGAACAACCCGAGGTGCAATGGGTACGTTACCCGGGTCTTCCAGACCATCCCCACCGAGAGGTGGCGGAAAGGCAGTTCCAGGGAAAGGGATTCGGAGGGCTCCTCACCTTCGGCCTCAAGGATCAGGAGACCTGCTTTCGCTTCATCCGGAATCTTCGTCTGGTTTACCATCTGGCCAATCTTGGGGACTGCAAGACCCTGATTATTCATCCTTACTCCAGCCAGTATCTGGCCTTTCCGGAAGATCTCAAACGCTCCCTTTCTATTACTCCGGATCTCTTGCGGCTTTCGGTAGGCCTCGAGGACGTGGAGGACATCTGCGAAGACCTTCGACAGGCCTTGGACAAGGTAAAATGA
- the metX gene encoding homoserine O-acetyltransferase MetX, which produces MSEYITHDQRGRSVGIVQKKYFTFAYPPDLFPLECGAKLGPITLAYETYGQLNADRSNAILILHALSGDSHVAGYYSKDDPKPGWWDFMVGPGKAIDTNKYFVICSNILGGCAGSTGPSSINPRTGKPYALDFPFVTIGDMVRAQKVLIEHLGIRKLLAVIGGSLGGMQVLEWALRYPEMVHAAIPIATTTRHSALAIAFNEVARQAIMADPNWRGGNYYDGPRPEMGLAVARMIGHITYLSDRALRRKFGRRLQNKSQFSFGFDVDFQVESYLRYQGRKFVERFDANSFLYITKAADYFDVKRQHGEGSLVKAFSKARARFLVISFSSDWLYPTYQSREMVKAMKKNGLDVSFCEIEADWGHDAFLIPNEKFENLVAAFLERVSREFEP; this is translated from the coding sequence ATGAGCGAGTATATCACCCACGATCAGCGCGGACGGTCCGTAGGAATCGTCCAGAAAAAGTACTTCACCTTCGCCTACCCTCCGGATCTCTTTCCGCTGGAGTGCGGGGCCAAACTGGGGCCCATCACCCTGGCCTACGAAACTTACGGCCAACTCAACGCCGACCGCAGCAACGCCATCCTCATCCTGCATGCCCTCTCCGGGGACTCCCACGTGGCGGGCTACTACTCCAAGGACGACCCCAAGCCCGGCTGGTGGGACTTCATGGTGGGGCCGGGAAAGGCCATCGACACCAACAAGTATTTCGTGATCTGCTCCAACATCCTGGGGGGCTGCGCCGGAAGCACCGGCCCCTCCTCCATCAACCCGCGCACCGGAAAGCCCTACGCCCTGGACTTTCCCTTCGTGACCATTGGAGACATGGTAAGGGCCCAGAAGGTCCTCATCGAGCATCTGGGTATCCGGAAATTGCTCGCGGTTATCGGGGGATCTCTTGGAGGCATGCAGGTCCTCGAATGGGCCCTGCGCTACCCGGAGATGGTGCATGCGGCTATCCCCATCGCCACCACTACCCGGCACTCGGCCCTGGCTATCGCCTTCAACGAGGTGGCTCGACAGGCCATCATGGCCGACCCCAACTGGCGTGGGGGAAATTATTATGACGGACCTCGGCCGGAGATGGGCTTGGCCGTAGCCCGCATGATCGGCCACATCACCTATCTTTCGGATCGGGCCCTGCGGCGCAAGTTCGGCCGGCGCCTCCAGAACAAGAGCCAGTTCTCTTTTGGCTTCGACGTGGATTTTCAGGTGGAAAGCTACCTCCGCTATCAGGGTCGCAAGTTTGTGGAACGCTTCGACGCCAACTCCTTCCTTTACATTACCAAGGCCGCGGACTACTTCGACGTCAAGCGCCAGCACGGGGAAGGCTCCCTGGTGAAGGCCTTTTCCAAGGCCCGAGCCCGTTTTCTGGTGATCTCCTTTTCCTCAGACTGGCTCTATCCTACCTACCAGTCCCGGGAGATGGTCAAGGCCATGAAGAAAAACGGTCTTGACGTGAGTTTCTGTGAGATCGAGGCGGACTGGGGGCACGACGCCTTCCTCATTCCCAACGAAAAATTCGAAAACCTGGTGGCCGCTTTTCTGGAGAGGGTAAGCCGTGAATTCGAACCTTAA
- the metW gene encoding methionine biosynthesis protein MetW, giving the protein MRYDLQIIASWIEPGARVIDLGCGSGDLLLHLKETKGVRGIGIEKDEAEVREAIRKGLTVIQGDLNEEVRDYPDQSFDYVILSQTLQQIYEPHTLLKELLRIGRRVIVSFPNFAHWTIRLDLLLHGRAPKNPQLPYEWYDTPNIRVITIRDFRKFIEDLGYQVLKEAPVSTYNRDRQGKMVRRWANLRATYGIFMVGKRDAGKT; this is encoded by the coding sequence CTGCGCTATGACCTCCAGATCATCGCCTCCTGGATCGAACCCGGGGCCCGGGTCATCGATCTGGGCTGTGGCTCCGGGGATCTCCTGCTCCATCTCAAAGAAACCAAAGGAGTCCGGGGAATTGGCATTGAAAAGGACGAGGCCGAAGTCCGGGAGGCCATCCGGAAGGGCCTCACGGTCATCCAGGGAGACCTCAATGAGGAGGTCCGGGATTATCCTGACCAGAGTTTCGATTACGTAATCCTCAGCCAGACCCTCCAGCAGATTTATGAGCCGCATACCCTCCTCAAAGAACTCCTGCGCATCGGCCGCCGGGTCATCGTGAGCTTTCCCAATTTTGCCCATTGGACCATTCGCCTGGATCTCCTCCTTCACGGTCGGGCCCCCAAGAATCCTCAGCTGCCTTATGAATGGTACGACACCCCTAACATCCGGGTAATCACCATCCGGGACTTCCGAAAATTCATCGAAGACCTGGGCTATCAGGTCCTGAAAGAGGCCCCGGTAAGCACTTATAACCGAGACCGCCAGGGAAAGATGGTCCGGAGATGGGCCAATCTCCGGGCCACTTACGGAATTTTTATGGTGGGGAAAAGAGATGCCGGAAAGACTTAA
- the amrA gene encoding AmmeMemoRadiSam system protein A, protein MSLSPPERAYLLRLARESLEKAFGLREDYSLPYPPPFERLHEPRGAFVTLKRHGHLRGCIGTFEAASPLYRVVEEMALAAAFNDPRFSPLSPEELDEVEIEISVLSPLRPGRPEEVEVGRHGVYLIRGAFRGVLLPQVAVEYGWDRETFLDHVCLKAGLPPRCWQDPRTEIYLFTAEVFEENEDLPKE, encoded by the coding sequence ATGAGTCTTTCTCCCCCGGAGAGGGCCTATCTTCTGCGACTGGCCCGGGAGAGCCTGGAGAAGGCCTTTGGCCTGAGGGAGGACTATTCCTTGCCCTACCCTCCCCCTTTCGAGCGCTTGCATGAGCCGCGAGGAGCCTTCGTAACCCTTAAGAGGCATGGGCATCTCCGGGGCTGCATCGGGACCTTTGAGGCTGCCTCACCCCTCTACCGGGTGGTAGAGGAGATGGCCCTGGCCGCGGCCTTCAATGATCCCCGCTTTTCCCCTTTAAGCCCGGAGGAACTTGACGAAGTGGAAATAGAGATTTCGGTCCTTTCCCCCCTTCGTCCCGGCCGCCCGGAGGAGGTAGAAGTGGGCCGTCATGGGGTCTACCTCATCCGGGGAGCCTTTCGGGGCGTGCTTCTGCCCCAGGTAGCCGTAGAATACGGCTGGGATCGGGAGACCTTCCTGGATCACGTCTGCCTTAAGGCCGGACTTCCTCCCCGCTGCTGGCAGGACCCCCGCACGGAGATCTATCTCTTTACTGCTGAAGTATTCGAAGAAAATGAGGACTTGCCAAAAGAGTGA
- the epsC gene encoding serine O-acetyltransferase EpsC: MPERLKVSWYGELHSVVQTLASTWEENCREDPGPLPIPRQEEVIRILYRTRRILFPEYFSTANLNSENLQYYLGEELSRLFEELSQQINLAFRYQALTRQKDPLERPLQGEELALRFIKRLPEVKRLLLTDVEAAYMGDPAAKSPQEVIFCYPGFLAITIYRIAHELYRLGVPYLPRMMTEQAHSLTGIDIHPGATIGESFFIDHGTGVVIGETTIIGNRVRLYQGVTLGALSVPKEAAEELRFRKRHPTIEDDVIIYANATILGGETVIGARSVIGGNVWLTESVPPDTKVFLKKPELHVLPRRTKKPPRRSG, translated from the coding sequence ATGCCGGAAAGACTTAAAGTGAGCTGGTACGGAGAACTCCATTCCGTGGTCCAGACCTTGGCCTCTACTTGGGAGGAAAATTGCCGGGAGGACCCGGGGCCGCTGCCCATCCCCCGCCAAGAAGAAGTAATCCGTATTCTCTACCGCACCCGAAGGATCCTTTTTCCGGAATACTTCTCGACCGCCAACCTCAACTCTGAAAATCTCCAGTATTATCTAGGAGAGGAGCTTAGCCGCCTTTTTGAAGAACTGTCCCAGCAAATTAATCTGGCCTTTCGTTACCAGGCCCTGACCCGCCAAAAAGATCCTCTTGAGAGGCCTCTCCAGGGGGAAGAATTGGCCCTCCGATTCATCAAACGGCTTCCAGAGGTGAAAAGACTTCTCCTCACGGACGTGGAAGCAGCCTACATGGGAGATCCTGCGGCCAAAAGTCCCCAGGAGGTCATCTTTTGCTATCCGGGCTTCTTGGCCATCACCATCTACCGCATAGCCCATGAACTTTACCGTCTAGGGGTACCCTATCTTCCCCGGATGATGACCGAACAGGCCCATAGCCTTACCGGGATCGATATCCACCCCGGAGCCACCATTGGGGAAAGCTTTTTTATTGACCACGGGACCGGGGTGGTCATCGGAGAGACCACGATAATCGGCAACCGGGTACGCCTTTATCAGGGGGTGACCCTGGGGGCCCTTTCCGTGCCCAAGGAGGCGGCGGAAGAACTGCGTTTCCGCAAGCGCCACCCCACCATTGAAGACGACGTCATCATCTACGCCAACGCCACCATCCTGGGAGGAGAAACGGTCATCGGAGCCCGATCGGTCATCGGAGGGAACGTCTGGCTTACCGAAAGTGTGCCCCCGGATACCAAGGTCTTTCTCAAAAAACCCGAATTGCATGTCCTGCCTCGCCGGACGAAAAAGCCCCCTAGGAGGAGCGGATGA
- a CDS encoding RrF2 family transcriptional regulator, whose translation MRITTRSRYATRMLVELALHHDLGPVQLGEIAKKQKLSVKYLEQLIIPLKKAGLIKSHRGAKGGYFLARPPEEITVWEVVSLLEGDEAVTPCVSYPDLCEMSPVCPTRDVWDLLTEVIRDTLSRITIADLARKYQERLARMDSSSASASPSG comes from the coding sequence ATGAGGATTACCACGCGAAGCAGGTATGCCACCCGTATGTTGGTCGAGTTGGCCTTACACCACGACCTGGGACCGGTTCAGCTGGGAGAAATTGCCAAAAAACAGAAGCTTTCGGTCAAGTATCTGGAGCAACTCATCATCCCTCTCAAAAAGGCGGGACTGATCAAAAGCCACCGAGGAGCCAAAGGGGGCTACTTCCTGGCCCGTCCCCCGGAGGAGATCACCGTTTGGGAGGTGGTCTCTCTTCTTGAAGGAGATGAGGCCGTGACCCCCTGCGTTAGCTATCCCGACCTCTGTGAGATGAGCCCGGTTTGTCCCACCCGGGACGTCTGGGATCTCCTTACCGAGGTCATTCGGGACACCCTTTCCCGGATTACCATTGCCGATCTGGCTCGGAAATATCAGGAAAGACTGGCCCGTATGGACTCCTCTTCCGCATCCGCAAGCCCTTCGGGGTAG